Below is a window of Desulfobacteraceae bacterium DNA.
TGGCCGGATCGGGCACCGGCGCCTGGGCCAGGTGGTAGGCGCCGTAGGCCGGCCCCACCGGGCTGAAGCCGTTGCCCAGCGCGGCCAGGCCCGGGCGCACGGCATTGATCAGCGCCTGGTGGTCGGTGGCCAGCTTGAACGCCTGGCGGATGCGCGGATCCGCGGCCAGATGGCCCTTGTCCGAGCGCATGTGGATCGCCCAGTGCATGTTGGAATCATTGGTCAGCAGCTTGGTGTTGGGGTCTTTTTCGATCACCTCGGCAAACTCGGTGGTCAGGCCGCCGACGAAATCAAGCTCCCCGCCGCGCAGGGCTTCCACCTGGCCGCCGATGTCCGGGGAGAAGATGAAGTGGATCTCATCCAGGTGGGGCAAGGGGTTGCCGGCCCCGTCGTCCGCCTTGAAGTGGGGGTTTTTGACCATCACCAGGCGGTCTTCGGGAAAGAAGGACGCGATCATGTAGGGGCCGCTGCCGATGCGGGTCTTGCCGGGGTCCTGGGTCCCCTCGGGGATCACGCAGGCGTGGTAGTCGCCGACATCCGAGGCGAACTCGGGGTTGGGGTGCTTCAGGGTGAAGCGCAGCGTGAGATCATCCAGCGCCTCCACCGCGGTGACGTTCTCGTAGAGCTTGAGGGTGGGGGCGCCGACCTTGGGGTCCCGCAGGCGGTCGTAAGAGAAAACCACGTCCTTGGCGGTCACCGGCTGGCCGTTGCTGAAGGTGACGCCGGGCTGCAGGAAAAAAGTCCAGACCTTGCCGTCGGGGGTTTCCCAGCGGGTGGCCAGGTCGGGCACCGCGTTGTTCTGGGCGTCGATGAAGGTCAGGTGGTGGTACCCCTGCTCGGCCACCAGGATGTCGGTGATATTGGCCGCGAAGTGGGGGTCCAGCACGTTGGTCG
It encodes the following:
- a CDS encoding ABC transporter substrate-binding protein, with translation MKAAKRFALFAALALIPALVLEMPANAAQAGGTLKIGCQPTNVLDPHFAANITDILVAEQGYHHLTFIDAQNNAVPDLATRWETPDGKVWTFFLQPGVTFSNGQPVTAKDVVFSYDRLRDPKVGAPTLKLYENVTAVEALDDLTLRFTLKHPNPEFASDVGDYHACVIPEGTQDPGKTRIGSGPYMIASFFPEDRLVMVKNPHFKADDGAGNPLPHLDEIHFIFSPDIGGQVEALRGGELDFVGGLTTEFAEVIEKDPNTKLLTNDSNMHWAIHMRSDKGHLAADPRIRQAFKLATDHQALINAVRPGLAALGNGFSPVGPAYGAYHLAQAPVPDPA